A genomic region of Nitrospirota bacterium contains the following coding sequences:
- the adeC gene encoding AdeC/AdeK/OprM family multidrug efflux complex outer membrane factor: MPRRVIPLCVSLIILVLTGCASMAPEYTRPDAPVPSEWPDGPAYKDSAAEPGDKTAADIAWQEFFIDERLQKLIALALRNNRDLRIAALAIERSRALYRIERADLFPSVVAAGSGIEQRVPGSLSVTGQSRTVHHYSVDLGFSAYELDLFGRVRSLNNRALEEFFATEEARRSVQISLVAEVAGNYLTLAADKERLTIARDTYESQLASYNLIKRRFEAGASSELDLRQAQTSVDAARVDIARFTGQVAQDENALALVIGSPVPADLVPSGLGPITGVKELSAGLPSDVLQRRPDIVQAEHLLKAANANIGAARAAFFPRITLTSIVGTASDQLSGLFGAGSAAWSFVPQITLPIFTAGRNRATLKATEVDRAIFLAQYEKAIQSAFREVADALAQRGTLGDQLEAQQSLTDATAESYRLSQARYSKGIASYLNVLDAQRSLYSAQQGLIGVRLSRLLNLVTLYKVLGGGGV, from the coding sequence TTGCCTCGCCGCGTCATCCCTCTCTGTGTTTCACTAATAATTCTGGTCTTGACCGGCTGCGCGAGCATGGCGCCGGAATACACACGCCCTGACGCGCCCGTCCCGTCCGAATGGCCGGACGGCCCGGCGTACAAGGACAGCGCAGCCGAGCCGGGAGATAAGACCGCTGCCGATATCGCATGGCAGGAGTTCTTTATCGATGAGCGCCTGCAAAAGCTGATCGCCCTCGCGCTCCGGAACAACCGCGACCTGCGCATCGCCGCTCTCGCCATCGAACGATCGCGGGCCCTGTACCGCATCGAGCGCGCCGATCTCTTCCCCTCGGTGGTCGCGGCCGGCAGCGGGATCGAACAGCGGGTGCCGGGGAGCCTCTCGGTTACGGGACAGTCCCGGACCGTGCATCACTACAGTGTCGATCTCGGGTTCAGCGCCTACGAGCTCGACCTCTTCGGCCGCGTGCGGAGCCTCAACAACCGTGCGCTCGAGGAGTTTTTCGCCACCGAGGAGGCGCGCCGCAGTGTGCAGATCAGCCTGGTGGCCGAGGTTGCGGGCAACTACCTGACCCTCGCCGCCGATAAGGAGCGCCTCACCATCGCCCGGGACACGTACGAGAGCCAGCTCGCCTCGTACAACCTCATCAAGCGCCGCTTCGAAGCAGGCGCCTCCTCCGAGCTCGATCTCCGGCAGGCCCAGACGAGTGTCGATGCGGCACGGGTGGATATCGCCCGCTTCACCGGCCAGGTGGCCCAGGACGAGAACGCCCTGGCGCTCGTGATCGGCTCGCCGGTGCCGGCCGATCTCGTGCCGTCCGGGCTCGGTCCGATCACCGGAGTGAAAGAGCTCAGCGCGGGTCTGCCGTCCGACGTGCTGCAACGCCGTCCCGACATCGTGCAAGCAGAGCACCTCCTCAAAGCCGCCAACGCCAATATCGGCGCGGCGCGCGCGGCGTTCTTCCCGCGAATCACCCTCACCTCGATCGTCGGCACTGCCAGCGATCAGCTGTCCGGGCTCTTCGGGGCCGGTTCCGCCGCATGGAGCTTTGTCCCGCAGATCACCCTGCCGATCTTCACTGCAGGGAGAAACCGGGCCACGCTGAAAGCGACGGAAGTCGACCGCGCGATATTCCTTGCGCAGTATGAAAAGGCGATCCAGAGCGCTTTCAGGGAAGTAGCCGACGCCCTCGCGCAGCGGGGGACCCTCGGCGACCAGCTGGAGGCGCAGCAGTCTTTGACCGACGCCACCGCCGAGAGCTACCGCCTCTCGCAAGCGCGCTACAGCAAGGGCATAGCAAGCTACCTGAATGTCCTGGACGCGCAGCGCTCTCTCTACAGCGCGCAGCAGGGGCTGATCGGCGTTCGCCTCTCCCGGCTGCTCAATCTGGTGACGCTCTACAAAGTCCTCGGCGGGGGAGGCGTGTAA
- a CDS encoding nucleotidyltransferase domain-containing protein, whose product MENKEFRSFCERNSIELLVLFGSHASGKLHPGSDVDVAVKLKEGAAVSKLELLYQLDDVFEGKDIDLVVLTSDTDPLLLYEVFFNGRALYEEKPGAFDAGRLRAWKLYIDTERLRAMQKEYLKKFTERISGVA is encoded by the coding sequence ATGGAAAACAAGGAATTCAGAAGCTTCTGCGAGAGAAACAGTATCGAGCTGCTGGTCCTTTTCGGTTCGCATGCATCGGGCAAACTGCATCCCGGAAGCGATGTGGATGTGGCGGTTAAGCTCAAAGAGGGAGCAGCGGTCTCAAAGCTCGAACTGCTCTATCAGCTCGATGATGTTTTCGAAGGGAAGGACATCGATCTCGTCGTCCTTACCTCCGACACCGACCCGCTGCTCCTCTACGAGGTGTTTTTCAACGGCAGGGCCCTCTATGAGGAGAAGCCGGGCGCCTTTGACGCCGGGAGGTTACGAGCGTGGAAACTGTATATCGACACGGAACGATTGCGCGCGATGCAGAAAGAATATCTGAAGAAGTTTACCGAGAGGATCTCCGGTGTCGCCTGA
- a CDS encoding DUF4931 domain-containing protein → MNTEEEAVPELRLNMLTRKWVIIAREKSKKAEDFIRASTKKRHPAFLETCAFCPGNEEKSPGERYRIHGEKGWSVRVILNKFSVLSTDGDRHRSVSGLKQSITGFGTHEIVVESPLHHHTTALMPVEQIENVLRAYKDRLIECYKDPRVEHVVVFKNSGHDSGTTIEHSLSQIVGMPVTPFEVRSRNDIALRFFDNTGECLQCRMLAEELAEDARIVHASEHFAVLVPYAALSPFHLWIFPRRHSGTFADIRPEEAKDLAAALKTTLAKIYWGLENPDFNYVLRTAQPSAVDSPYLHWYLSIVPRVSTLTGFELGSGMFINPLVPEESATFLKRVKITEYGA, encoded by the coding sequence ATGAATACAGAGGAGGAAGCGGTGCCCGAACTACGGTTGAACATGCTGACGAGGAAGTGGGTCATCATTGCGCGGGAGAAGTCGAAGAAGGCTGAGGATTTCATAAGGGCAAGCACGAAGAAGCGCCATCCCGCGTTCCTCGAGACCTGCGCCTTCTGCCCCGGCAACGAGGAGAAGTCGCCGGGTGAACGCTACCGCATTCATGGCGAGAAGGGCTGGAGCGTACGGGTGATCCTGAACAAGTTCTCGGTGCTCAGCACCGACGGCGACCGGCACCGCTCCGTCTCGGGACTGAAACAGAGCATAACCGGCTTCGGCACCCACGAGATCGTGGTCGAGAGCCCGCTCCATCACCACACCACCGCGCTCATGCCGGTGGAGCAGATCGAAAACGTGCTCCGGGCGTACAAGGACCGGCTGATCGAATGCTACAAGGACCCCCGGGTAGAGCACGTGGTCGTCTTCAAGAACAGCGGCCACGACTCGGGGACCACGATCGAGCACTCCCTCTCGCAGATCGTCGGTATGCCGGTCACTCCCTTCGAGGTGCGGAGCAGGAACGATATCGCCCTCCGCTTTTTCGACAATACCGGAGAGTGCCTCCAGTGCAGGATGCTCGCCGAAGAGCTCGCCGAAGATGCGCGCATCGTCCACGCCTCGGAGCACTTTGCGGTGCTGGTGCCCTACGCCGCCCTCTCCCCGTTCCACCTCTGGATATTTCCGCGGCGCCACTCGGGCACCTTCGCGGACATCAGGCCCGAAGAGGCAAAGGACCTCGCCGCCGCTCTCAAAACCACGCTCGCGAAGATCTACTGGGGGCTCGAAAACCCGGACTTCAACTATGTCCTGCGCACAGCGCAGCCGAGCGCCGTCGACTCGCCGTACCTGCACTGGTACCTGAGCATCGTGCCGCGGGTCTCGACCCTGACCGGCTTCGAGCTCGGCTCGGGAATGTTCATCAATCCCCTCGTGCCCGAGGAGAGCGCAACCTTTCTGAAGCGTGTTAAAATAACGGAGTATGGCGCATGA
- a CDS encoding DUF86 domain-containing protein: protein MSPEVVDKKLVAMTTYLNDLLPYKNISFDAFMKRHYEIERLLELLVMTASDIIFHLISAKGEPVPVSYKAAFLRAGEIGILSKKLSRSLALGAGLRNILVHEYEKIDYSLVHESIPTAIRDFTALIKELS from the coding sequence GTGTCGCCTGAAGTTGTAGACAAGAAACTTGTTGCAATGACCACCTACCTGAACGACCTGCTGCCGTATAAAAACATTTCCTTCGATGCATTCATGAAGAGACATTACGAGATAGAGCGGTTGCTCGAGCTCCTCGTAATGACCGCAAGCGATATCATCTTTCATCTGATTTCGGCGAAGGGTGAGCCTGTGCCCGTATCGTATAAGGCAGCCTTTTTACGAGCAGGAGAGATAGGCATACTCAGTAAAAAGCTGAGCAGGAGCCTCGCCCTCGGTGCGGGGCTGAGGAATATACTTGTCCATGAGTATGAGAAGATAGACTACAGCCTTGTGCATGAAAGCATCCCGACGGCTATCAGGGATTTTACCGCCCTCATCAAAGAGCTCTCATGA
- a CDS encoding SprT-like domain-containing protein: protein MPRRYRPGCHIKQGPGQAGQTARPAGQLALFPEHDRESLERLFAQVSGDPVSLVLTDNSTSVLSVRTRDAVVQVRMHRMFLTAGREVIDEIARFVRSRRGTMPLLRQFIRDNRAVLDQVPRRTIRAVVQGKHYNLRTLYDAVNEEYFGNSVRAIITWGSHVPRRWARKRTLGSYSSLTNTIRISPVLDRRSVPRYFLEFVIYHEMLHAALGIEETEGRRSVHSREFKKRERLFREYERALEWEKTRLWGGG from the coding sequence ATGCCGCGCAGGTATCGACCGGGATGTCATATAAAACAGGGGCCGGGCCAGGCCGGCCAGACCGCCCGGCCGGCGGGGCAGCTGGCGCTCTTCCCCGAGCACGATCGCGAATCCCTGGAACGCCTCTTCGCGCAGGTTTCGGGCGATCCCGTCTCCCTCGTGCTCACCGATAACTCCACCAGCGTCCTCTCGGTAAGGACGAGAGACGCCGTGGTGCAGGTGCGGATGCACCGGATGTTTCTCACCGCAGGGAGAGAGGTGATCGACGAGATCGCCCGGTTCGTACGCAGCCGCAGGGGTACAATGCCGCTCCTCCGGCAGTTCATAAGAGACAACAGGGCGGTACTGGACCAGGTGCCCCGCCGGACGATCAGGGCTGTCGTGCAGGGAAAGCACTACAATCTCCGCACCCTCTACGATGCGGTCAACGAGGAGTATTTCGGAAACAGCGTAAGGGCGATCATCACCTGGGGCAGCCACGTGCCGCGGCGGTGGGCGCGGAAGAGGACGCTCGGCAGCTACAGCAGTCTCACGAATACCATCCGCATAAGCCCCGTGCTCGACAGGAGGTCGGTGCCCCGCTACTTCCTCGAGTTCGTCATCTACCACGAGATGCTTCATGCCGCCCTGGGAATAGAGGAGACCGAAGGGAGGAGGTCGGTCCATTCGCGGGAGTTCAAGAAGCGGGAGCGGCTCTTCAGGGAGTACGAGCGCGCCCTGGAGTGGGAGAAGACGCGGTTATGGGGCGGCGGGTAG
- a CDS encoding response regulator transcription factor: MAHERVLIVEDEKKIADIVTSYLEREGFDAVVAPTGHEALTRLKEGFDLVILDLMLPDIDGESICSSLRTMSDIPLIMLTAKSGEEDRIKGLGLGADDYVVKPFSPRELVARVKAHLRRSKREEKKALSFNKGALRIDTGSMEVLKAGRPVPLTATEFRILLLLAERPQAVFSRLQIVNAVQGYDFEGFERVVDAHIKNIRHKIEDSTQRPVFLKTVYGAGYKFIGVPD; this comes from the coding sequence ATGGCGCATGAAAGAGTATTGATTGTAGAGGACGAAAAGAAGATAGCCGACATAGTCACGTCCTATCTCGAGCGCGAGGGGTTCGATGCGGTGGTGGCGCCGACAGGGCACGAAGCGCTCACCCGCCTGAAAGAGGGCTTCGACCTCGTCATCCTCGACCTGATGCTCCCCGATATCGACGGCGAGAGCATCTGCAGCTCTCTCAGGACCATGTCCGATATCCCCCTCATCATGCTCACGGCGAAGAGCGGGGAGGAAGACCGGATCAAAGGCCTCGGCCTCGGCGCCGACGACTACGTGGTGAAGCCCTTCAGCCCCCGCGAGCTCGTGGCCCGCGTCAAAGCCCACCTCAGGAGATCGAAGAGAGAGGAAAAGAAGGCGCTCTCGTTCAACAAGGGGGCGCTGAGGATCGATACCGGCTCGATGGAAGTACTCAAGGCCGGCAGACCCGTCCCGCTCACGGCCACGGAGTTCAGGATACTGCTCCTCCTCGCCGAGCGTCCCCAGGCGGTCTTCAGCAGGCTCCAGATCGTCAATGCCGTGCAGGGATACGACTTCGAGGGGTTCGAACGCGTCGTCGACGCCCATATCAAGAACATCCGCCACAAGATCGAGGACAGCACCCAGCGGCCGGTGTTCCTGAAGACCGTCTACGGCGCCGGCTACAAATTCATAGGAGTCCCCGACTGA
- a CDS encoding carbon-nitrogen family hydrolase, which yields MKVALVQFNGIWESVEPNLERAEGFVKRAAEERCDLVVFPEMFATGFSMNVPVVAEEGFGRTAAALSKMAKTYTVNIIAGLAMRAPGAGQARNMALVCNREGLPVATYTKIHPFSFAGEDRHFIAGIDTVTFDLDAMPASVFICYDLRFPEVFRSVARDVQAIVVIANWPESRKAHWEALLRARAIENQCFIIGVNRTGSDGNGIIYPGASHIFDPLGNDICCGSGTEEFITAELDPREADRVRAEFPFLKDMKPLSLDLVEGSSGEER from the coding sequence ATGAAGGTCGCGCTTGTTCAGTTTAACGGGATATGGGAATCCGTCGAGCCGAATCTCGAACGGGCGGAAGGCTTCGTGAAGAGGGCTGCGGAGGAGCGGTGCGATCTCGTCGTGTTTCCCGAGATGTTCGCCACCGGCTTCTCAATGAATGTGCCCGTTGTCGCGGAGGAGGGGTTCGGCAGGACCGCGGCAGCGCTCTCGAAGATGGCGAAGACCTACACCGTAAATATCATCGCCGGGCTCGCCATGAGGGCCCCGGGAGCCGGGCAGGCGCGGAACATGGCGCTCGTCTGCAACAGGGAGGGGCTGCCGGTCGCCACTTATACGAAGATCCACCCTTTCTCCTTCGCCGGGGAAGACCGGCACTTCATCGCGGGCATCGACACCGTCACCTTCGACCTCGATGCCATGCCGGCGAGCGTCTTCATCTGCTACGACCTCAGGTTCCCCGAGGTGTTCAGAAGCGTGGCGCGTGATGTCCAGGCCATTGTCGTGATCGCCAACTGGCCCGAATCGCGCAAGGCCCACTGGGAAGCGCTGCTCCGGGCCCGCGCCATCGAGAACCAGTGTTTCATCATCGGCGTCAACCGCACCGGCAGCGACGGCAACGGCATCATCTATCCCGGCGCATCGCATATATTCGATCCGCTCGGCAACGATATCTGCTGCGGCAGCGGGACGGAGGAATTCATAACAGCCGAGCTCGATCCCCGCGAGGCCGATCGGGTGCGTGCCGAATTTCCTTTCCTGAAGGACATGAAGCCCCTCTCGCTCGACCTGGTGGAGGGCAGCAGCGGCGAAGAGCGCTGA
- a CDS encoding HAMP domain-containing sensor histidine kinase, protein MKTKIFLAFIAVIAAALVSNFFFGRLIIRDFDNYVSGVREDQMYWILASVEGGYEQGVWNRQALSEAIHWGMMMGLDIRILDARGGEVLSSHEAMSSLSASMLRHMEGLFHLHETAGPFEKYPLYHKERQIGTLLSRPFLREKIKEKEFIFKQRAEDFTHISLLIAGSGALLLALFLSRYLTRPLMDLKAAAEKIAKRDFSVRIPRGSRDRSAGDEVSRLSETFNMMAESLQKEELLRKRLMSNVAHELRTPLTIMKTHVEALADGIIQDREKGLETVHGEIDRLIKLVKGIEDVTEAEASFFTKHEQVEVNLHELLAGIAEDMQQLFREKGLGITVVRDYDLTVVTDVEKLEKIVFNILSNSLKYTDKGGVWIDYGVAGDAFFIEVRDTGRGIPEDELPRICDRFHRVAESGASGADGLGLGLAIVKELVEVMGGRIEVESKPGEGTRFRVYLPINS, encoded by the coding sequence ATGAAGACGAAGATCTTTCTCGCCTTCATCGCGGTCATCGCCGCTGCCCTCGTCTCGAATTTCTTTTTCGGCCGTCTGATCATACGCGACTTCGACAATTACGTGAGCGGCGTCAGGGAGGACCAGATGTACTGGATACTCGCCTCGGTCGAGGGCGGGTATGAACAGGGGGTATGGAACCGGCAGGCGCTCTCCGAAGCCATCCATTGGGGAATGATGATGGGGCTCGACATAAGGATTCTCGATGCCCGGGGCGGGGAGGTCCTCTCGTCGCACGAGGCCATGTCTTCCCTTTCTGCCTCGATGCTGCGCCACATGGAAGGGCTCTTTCACCTGCACGAGACAGCAGGGCCTTTCGAGAAGTATCCTCTTTACCACAAGGAGCGGCAGATCGGCACCCTCCTCTCCCGTCCGTTCCTCAGAGAAAAGATCAAGGAGAAGGAGTTCATCTTCAAGCAGCGGGCGGAAGACTTTACGCATATTTCCCTGCTCATCGCCGGCAGCGGCGCGCTGCTCCTCGCCTTGTTCCTCAGCCGCTACCTGACGCGACCGCTCATGGACCTGAAGGCAGCGGCGGAGAAGATCGCGAAGAGGGATTTCAGCGTCCGCATTCCCCGGGGCTCGCGGGACCGAAGCGCCGGCGATGAAGTGAGCAGGCTTTCGGAAACGTTCAACATGATGGCGGAGTCGCTCCAGAAAGAAGAGCTGCTGCGGAAACGCCTCATGTCCAATGTCGCCCACGAGCTGAGGACCCCGCTCACGATCATGAAGACCCATGTGGAGGCGCTTGCCGACGGCATTATCCAGGACAGGGAGAAGGGGCTCGAAACGGTCCACGGCGAGATCGACCGCCTGATCAAGCTGGTGAAGGGCATCGAGGACGTGACCGAGGCCGAGGCGAGCTTTTTTACGAAGCACGAACAGGTAGAGGTGAACCTGCACGAGCTCCTCGCCGGGATTGCGGAAGATATGCAGCAGCTCTTCAGGGAGAAGGGGCTGGGGATCACGGTGGTGCGCGACTACGACCTCACCGTGGTCACCGATGTGGAGAAGCTCGAGAAGATCGTCTTCAACATCCTCTCCAACTCCCTCAAGTATACTGACAAGGGCGGCGTCTGGATCGACTACGGCGTCGCGGGAGACGCCTTCTTCATCGAGGTGCGGGATACCGGACGGGGGATACCGGAGGACGAGCTGCCCCGCATCTGCGACCGCTTCCACCGGGTGGCCGAGAGCGGGGCGTCCGGCGCCGACGGCCTCGGGCTCGGACTGGCGATCGTGAAGGAGCTCGTCGAGGTGATGGGGGGCAGGATCGAGGTCGAGAGCAAGCCCGGCGAAGGGACGCGTTTCAGGGTATATCTTCCGATCAACAGCTAA